A stretch of Ischnura elegans chromosome 4, ioIscEleg1.1, whole genome shotgun sequence DNA encodes these proteins:
- the LOC124157306 gene encoding 60S ribosome subunit biogenesis protein NIP7 homolog, with protein MKKLSDERIKLVFEKITKYIGANVKLLIDRPDGTYCFREQKDRVYYLSEKVLKIAENVGKDRLISMGTCFGKFTKTGKFRLHITALNYIAPYAQYKIWLKPSAEQQFLYGHNVLKSGLGRITEGTQRYQGVVVYSMSDIPLGFGVAAKSTAECKHTDPLTVVCFHQADVGEFIRSEHELT; from the exons ATGAAGAAGCTATCGGACGAAAGAATAAAAttagtatttgaaaaaataacaaaata TATTGGCGCTAACGTGAAGCTCCTTATTGACCGACCCGACGGAACGTATTGCTTTAGGGAACAAAAAGATAGGGTGTACTATTTGTCGGAAAAAGTTCTCAAAATAGCTGAAAATGTTGGAAAAGATAGACTTATCAGCATGGGAACGTGCTTTGGAAAGTTTACGAAAACAGGAAAATTTAGGCTTCATATAACAGCCTTGAATTATATTGCTCCTTACGCACAG TACAAAATTTGGCTGAAACCATCAGCCGAGCAGCAATTCTTATATGGCCACAACGTGTTGAAATCTGGCTTGGGAAGAATAACCGAAGGCACACAGCGTTATCAAGGGGTAGTGGTTTATTCTATGAGCGATATACCTCTG GGGTTTGGTGTGGCTGCCAAATCTACTGCAGAATGCAAACATACGGATCCGTTGACTGTTGTATGTTTTCACCAAGCAGATGTTGGAGAGTTTATTAGATCCGAGCATGAACTCACTTGA